From the genome of Strix aluco isolate bStrAlu1 chromosome 13, bStrAlu1.hap1, whole genome shotgun sequence:
ATGCATCTTGGGAATGTAACATTAAAGTAAGAATAATGTAACAGGAATACGTACCTTTTTTGAGGAAACAGTGCACAACACAAGGGTGTTGCAAACACGAGACTAGAGGAGACAAAAATGGGTTTACAATATTTAGGGTGCTAAAAGACAATCTGAAACCCTTATGCATGGTCTTCTaggcagaaagctttttttttgtatacAGTGAGGTAAAGTTCTATAAAGTGCTATGTAACCTTTATTTCTCACTGCCCTATAACTTATGAAATCATTTAACCTACTATGTACTAAATGCATCAATACCATGCTTGCAAATGTGTATAAAGTTATCATTTGATGTCCTTTCAGTGTTTTGCATTGGTGTGCATGACAACATAAAGTGCCAgacaacagcaaaagaaactcCCTTAACCAAATGTTTCAATAATCCAACCTACAGGATGAGATTACTATTACTCTTTATGGAGGTAGTAGCCAAAGCATCTTTTCTAATCTAGCTGCTACATGCCTTTTTTGCCActccccttctttctccctctgcttttcttGGCAGCTTCTTCATTACTAAcggcttttctttttaatatggtaTTATCAGTTACAGATGGGAAAGTGAAATAACTGTTGTAGACTCATTAACTCtctcaactttttttctttaaacaaagtgCAAATATTGCTACTTcctccaaaaaaaccctacaagtATCTCTTAAAATAGCAGGCACAACCTAAAGAAAATCACTTACCAGAATCCAACTAATCCAACTTGAATGGGAGCACTCATCCAAGGAAATCtctgttaaaaataaaccacacacAATAAGTATGGTATCTTTTCTCCCCCGCTTCCCACTTTCCTGGAGTTCTTGTATTGTAAGAGACAGATTGTACATAAAAGGGTCTTGGACACAATGAAGGCAAAACAATTACCTGCATACTTTAAACTGAGTTCCAATTTGAGAGCCCAATCCCTTTGAAAAGTAGCAAGAAAATTCCCAGTGATATCAATGTACACTCATCCTGAGTGAGCGTCCCTTAAACTACAATAGGTGGTTGCCTCTTTTACTTATGACCTGATCTTGAATACGTGGGCTATTTCTTTGGGCAAGCTAcagcaccacagccacagcctggagCGGTGCTGCAGGTGCAAGGCCCGCACACCTCCTAAGGGCACAGTGAATTTTGCCCAGGCATCCCTAAGAAGAGAGGCTAGGTCTGGTTACAGTTCTTATCTCTTTGGTGACATCAAGTAGTTTTAACTTGTAACTGGAGATTTACTTTCTgagcaacagcaactgcagccacCAACCATAAATAAGGGAGGTGTCAAGGAAAAATGCCTTTTCTCCTGTCTTATGATTCGCTTTGATGTGTATGAACTTGCCCCTGTAGCACAGTCTGCTGCTACACGCCAGTTCTGCAAGAGTTCACcttatattaaaggaaaaaagggtAGAAGGATTGGGGTGAAAAAGCAACACATAATCTATGGATGCATTTTTAGCATATTCCTCACTCCTGTAACTTTTGCAGAACGTATTTCAAGAAATATGATAGTTTTCTTGTAGGCCTTTAAATGGTTTAGGAATCCACTCCCCCCATGTTAGAATTTTAGTTGAAATTAATTACTAATGAACTAAAACCAGAGCTGTTTAAACAACACTGCTGCAATAGCCTTCTGTTGATACAATAAAATCAGTGTCTCCAGTAAGTAGGACATACACAACTGCTATGATAACAGGAAGTTGATTTTAAAAACCAGCTGAGTTAAAAACCATGTTACAGTGGATGATGTTTTCAACAACGATGATGATTCTTTCTGCAAGAAGCATTTCTTAAGATGTAGAAGTGACAGGAGAAGCGGGTGAACAAAAGATGGGCATTATTTGAcagtagaaatagaaaaaagaagttcagaaagctCTGTAGGACAAAGCTTGGTGCTAAGGAAGGTCACAGCAGCATAAGAGGCATGGAAAACAAGCCTGTGTGGATTAAACTCTCCAGAGCCCAAGGAAGAAGAAATGTAGAAGATTGCCttttccaccccccccaccccccccaccccccccggagTCAATCCATAATCCGGAAGTGAGTGCAGGAAGAACTGTGCAATTCAGCAATAATCTGCAACAACAGATAACAAATGGAAAAAGACAGCaacagggagaaggagaaagagtgaatgcagcagtgctctgctgtgctggCATCCCACTAAACACACCTTCATTTGACTCTCAGCTGAGATAAATTCACtcaaaatgctttacattttatACTTTGGGAGAGTTCATGACAAGTGATGGTGTGACTGACAGTGCAAGGGATGGAGGACTGTGGCATTGGTAAATATTACACATATTTGGGAACACAAACACTACTGCAAATTACTTCAGTCTCTGAGGAGAATTAAGGGAGAGGGATGCTATGCATTGCAGTGTGAGGGAGGGACTTGAGATACATAACAGAAAAGCCTCAAATATGATTTTATAATTGAAAAGACTTGTAAGGTATCATGAGAGTAACAGATGATTGAATGCCTTTAGCAGAGTTGGTCATTAATCTGAGAAGTGTCTACTAGTACAGACAATATAAACAACATCCATTTCATGTGGCAGAACATTTTTTGCCAAGGCACTTGATCTGAGTTGCAGCCTTTATTTTTCAAGAATGTTACCAGGCTGCACTAATCAAGAAGGATGGTGAGGTAAAACTAACACTGGGAGGTCAATATTAAGAATTGGAGTTGTCCAGGGAACAGTGTAAAACAATAAAGCAAAACTCAAATGTAGGCTGTACATCCCtacaaaaagataaaatggaGAAGTACAAGACACCAGAAGAATTTGCTGTGTTAGAGAATTATCATTTAACTCCGGAAGAAGACAGTTCCCCATGAATTAGGTTTTAATTTCCAGATGTCTTTATGGCATCTGCAGTGGTTAGTGCAaacagagaaaatggagaaatgaTAATTAAGCAAACAAAAGCTGTAAGGAGAATCAGCTTTTTTCTAACTGCTTCCTTCCATTGTTGGATCTAAGAAATCTGTCAGCTTTCCCAGGCTAGTTAcgcctgctttttaaaaaaaaaaaaataaatgaaatgacaGTTAAATTAGGAATGCATGGAGGACTCTAAGGCATAAGACATTCAAGaatgatgcttaaaaaaaaaaggttttctgttgTAGTTTTGTGACCATTTTGAATTCATATTTTAGTTGCAGACTAAGAGACCTCAAGGAGCTTGTTTTAAAGATATATGAGGAAGTTTCTGGAATCAACTTGATTGTATGCAGAACAGGAGAGAAACAGTAGCTGAAGCTGTAAGAGTAGTAATATAAATTAAAACGTCAGTGTCGATTGGAACTTTCAGAAGTTTCTATGGAGATAAAAACCAATTTCTTTCCTTAGGAGAAAGGTTACAGGTAACTAAAATCTATAAATGCTGTGCCTCAGAGCAAGGTTGTTTATGGattctcctgctgcagcagatAAAATAACTTGGTTCTGCACAGAACTAGTCAAGTGTATGTCAGCAGGGATAATGAACATAGACATTATACGGCCTAATCAAGAACTACTACACTGCAGAATCACATAAAAGGCAGCCAAAGCCACCGCTGAAATCTATAgcaaaagcatatatatatatatatacacaaaaaatatgttttcgAGTCAAgaaataattagatttttttgAAGTAGTAATATGTGCTTGTGTTCTAAAAACGTTCTTCAGTCATTTTCTAGCAATAACTTTTGGGAATATTGTTAATTCATACTCACGTTACCATCAAAATTGTCCCTGTGCAAAACAGTGTTGGAATATGGGGGATGAATAGTGCTACATAACCTACATCTTATTTCAAATACCAGAGGATGATAGCCTGCTATCACTGAGACCAGCATCCCAgaagcatttctttctctctctcttattgCAGAACATAATTctattttctgcattatttcacAACCATCTGCCTATTTTCTGGCCTTGTGTGTGGCTTAATAGGCTTTGGCAAGCATACAAGAATTATTTTCAAGAGTGATGATGTGCAAAGCAGAGGCTAAGAATAATGAGTTAGTAAAGCATTGCGTGGATGGTGTTGGAGTACTGCAAATGGGATGGTGCTTCTGAAACCTCAAGAGGACATGCAGAAGCTGCGTGTTAAAAATGCAGCTCATTCCTTAATGGTTTTAATACTAATCTCTACCAAGTGTTACCACTGACTACCTGCAGAGCAGTGTTTCACCTGAACTCACAGTCTTTGAGGCTGAGGGGGAGGAACAGGTGAGCATAAACGGTCATGATGGTACCAAAGACCACTGAGTAGTCACCGAAGAAATCGCTCATTTTTGCTGATCTGAAAAATTCACAACACCCTTATATTGATTATACCACACAAAAACAATAGATACTTGTCTCCAAACCCTGAGGATTGCTGCAAGTTCTTGACAAATGCCATTTTTGTATTTGCCAGTTGAGTTGATAGCATTTGTGACATTTCTCCTATgtcaaatacatataaaataatccTTGCTCtaaatttgagggtttttttttttaaacaagggtTAATGTTTCAGGTAATACATTCTCAAGAATGTAACAGTATCACAAGCTGCTTAAAGCTACTCTGCAAACAGGGTATGGGTCAAAAGAAATCAGCAATTAAGAATTAGCCAAATCAGTACAGGGCTCTCTACGCTGCAGACAAATAGTGTATTTGGATGTGCTGCAGTCTCACTTCTTTCAGGAGATGTGAGCAGCACACACTGACTTTCACTCTAAAACTCAAACGCCTCATTTCCTGTTTTTACATTCTGCGCAATAGTGTTTTCTGTTAAGGGGGGAGGGAAGcaaagcatttcaggaaaaagtagtttttaaaattgGAACGCACTTGGGACCTCTTTCCAATGCCTCATTTATACATACAGAAGCACTTTCAAATGGTGTACGTAACGGGGTATGCACAAGAAAAATGAAGGgcagaaataataagaaatatgatttaaatattttagaaatctttaTCTTAGACAACCAAAACCAGGCAACTTCCCCTGCTTGTCTTCCCAGTCCCCACCCAAACCACTTTTCCAAGGGAGGGTGTGGAGACTCAGACCTCGCTTTCTTTTCCTAACTTCTTCTAAGAGGAAGGAGACAGATTCTCTTAGGCTATTGTTCCCAGCTTGTTGGGTGGGTTTCACAGGCAGAAACTTTGCCTGGAGATACGCAGTAAGTAAATCAGTGATATTGGCTGGTGAAGATGAAACTCCCTTTACTGGTAAAGAATTATAGAGCTCCTCATCTGAATAGTATTTCTCATGTGTTAGACAACCCcataattaatttaattcttgTTCTTTGCCCTCTCATGTACACACAGTGCATAATGTTGATTTAGTTTACATATTTACTAATATCAGGTGTTTGACTTCACACTACATTAGTATAAACAGAATATAGAAAATAAGTAATCTTTGATGAAGCATGCCCATTCTATGCCTACCCTGAACTTGCCAATCCAATAAATTTAAAAGGATAATTTTCAAAGAGATTATTACCATCACTATTGTTTCCAAAGTCAAATTGCTACTACAGCAGCTAAGTAAATCCTCCTTATTGCTATCTTGAGaaaaaagcattattaaaattttgaatatttttctcataAACTGTATTCCAAGTCTCAGTACAAGGAAGGTTTATTTACCAGGAGGAACTCTGCATTTTAAGAACAATTATAAAGATAacaaaaatttcacattttcttaatGTTATATTTTACTGTGATAAAAAGAACCAAGCAATCCCTGTCTAaaaaaggcataaagaaagcGACAGCTGTAAAGCAAGCTCTACAGTGCTGTCCTCCCAGAGTGTGTGGGAGGCAAATATGAAGActcagaaagtattttaaatccattaaaatattaacttAGGATATGAAATACATATACAAAGATTGTCTAAGACTAACCTTTAAAAAGGCTCTCTTCTCCAATGTATTCATTATGAAGGGAGGAATCGCtgcaaatgagaaaaggaaaaaaaaaagcattaatcttgggaaaaaaaggcacttcgttttaattttctgttaagaTGAACTAATACCGTAGTACAATTCTCACAGCCTTTTGTCATTAACTGAGCTTCCATTTCACGCTGCCATTTCACATTGCCAATTCAAGATACTGGATTGGTATTACAGAGATAAATTCTCCCAGTAGGCAAAACTTCTAATTTCACGTGCTACTGAACCTGAGCTCAGTAACTTGGCACTGGTCAAAGCATCTACTCTTCTTTAAACCAATTTCACTCAAGTGGAATTGGCTATCATTCCTTTGTTATCTGTACCTCTTCTGCAAAAGTATCCCAGGAGCTTTTCTGCTGTACTTCAGTGTAACACACTGTGGATATTTTCACAGTAAGAAACACACATTTCTCTGTGGAACTTCTTAACAGAAGTGTAAATACTGCCTGCATGACTGTAAGATAATTTGGcctctgagaaaaaaatcacttaaatagAATTTAAGCACTCTCTCACATTAGGAACTGATAATCAGGAGCTGCACATGACTGCAGTTATTCTTACCCATGCCAGGAGCAGCCATAAGAATCCTTGATATAACCACCTGGGTAATTGCCTGCTGAGCTGCTTTTGTTGATTCACCCAGTCTGTTTCCGTTCTCATCTGTGACAGGGATTCCAAACTTGAGTTCCCTGTTGAATAAGGGGTAAAAATAAAGCAGTGACTGACATGCATTTATTCACCTTTTTTGTCCCCTTAAAATTGTCAGTTACAAGAATTacggtttttattttattttccaagttaGCTTGTTTGTAATGCTCTTTGGCACAAAAATttcaaaaggcagagaaagaTCTTAGggaaaaatatactgaaaagtAAATAACTGAATATTTGTAACAGCAATCTGCTGCTTGAGCCTGGTCACATGCATTtcaagggggaggaaaggagatgTGTTATTTCTGCAGTCCACAGAAGGGAGAGGTTCCCTCAAAAAACCAATCAGAAAAGTGGAATTTTCTGGCCCGCTCTGGAAGTAGTCTGTCCTTTCTGCCAGACAACACAGGGAATACAGGAAGATTAGTTCCACTGAACTAAAACAGAAGTCTTTGTGAAAATTCCCCTCTGGCATTCTAGTCTGAGGTTTCATTTGAAAGTATAAAAGGACGCACAAAACAAACTACATTTCTGTAACTCTATTATTCTCTATTAGATCTTTTGCTCAAGTGCAGGGTTAGGTGTTAAACTCACATATTGGGGAGAACTTCTAGGGGAGTGAGAAGCAGACAGAAGGGCAGATATACTGAGGACTGCTTCCATTCTTCTCCTCATCTTTTCTAAGAGATAAAATGCTACCATGGATTGAATTTAATTGTACATACAAACCTTAAATATTCCCTTTTCTGCCCATAACCTTGTGTTTATAAGAGGatgcttttcatttgttttccccCACTTCTATTATTAGTCCTAGTCAAATCAGAATACAtatgaaattttgtttctgagaaaGTACATATTTTTGTAATCTCAGATGATTAAGCAGGACTGCAGAGCCTGACTTCTATGACTAACTTCTGCATGTGGGTTTTGAAGCACCATTTTTGAAATGACTGTATTGTTCCAAAGTGGAGTTTGTATTAAAGGGTCCATGTGACCAAGTTTTGAAGGACCAGTACCTGGTTTCTGAAATCTAAGACTAAAGAACTCTATGGATATTTCTCTGAAGAGAGTGAAGATGTTCTGTTTCATATCTGTCACAACTAATCAGTCAAAACAAGATCATGCACGAGGTTTTTGCAAGATTCTGAAACAAGTTAAAGATATATAATGTGCTTTATTTAGTAACTTGCTGATCTAAAAACTCAATAACATCCTTTCTTCTAGAATGAGTgatctttgttctttttcctaCCTTTGTCTCATTAGTGGAATATTAATGCAGttagcagcagcaacagcagcaaaaggaacaaaCCGTCCTATAAGAGGTGAGACATGCTGTAAAACAcatagagagggaaaaaagacaaaaaatttaaaaaattatataataattttctttcccaaaGGTCATATTAAAATGCTTCGTGTGCTAATGATAGATCAGACttatttcctttaaattaaaactCAATGAAAACTCACCGGTGGGGCAGAggtaaaacaacaaacaaacaagacataAGTCATAAATATTTGTGAGTGAGCAGTGGCAGGAGACTGGCAAAAACAATCTTAATTTAGTAGtatcactgcagagaagcttcagctTCTGAGCATGCCTGTCAGCCCAAGAGCAACACTAAATAGACCTTTAGTGTTTCTGTGGGCAAGGTCACAGCCAGCAACATCCATACCAGCTGCTTTGCATCTAAAGGCACTGACTATGAAGGCTATTCATTTCATCAATGTTTTGTATAACCTTAATTCCTCTGCTTAGAATAGTCTCTCAAATAATTTGTCAATTCGATACCACTCCCAGTACATTAAAACATAAGCAGAGGAGTACAAAATACgtttttgctggggttttttttggtaaaggaCCTTTTCTCCTTGATTGTGTTGTGCACTTGTTTAAAGAATTTGAGTCTTCTGCATTTAAGAGCAGCACCTCTGACAAGTTCTTCAGCCAGTCTGGAGTAGGCATCCATGTTTGTAGAAGTGATACTGCACCTTAAAAACACACCTATACAATTTATGGGATAATGAGTCCATATTGTTGCAATTACATATCCACTCTAATTAACTTTCAAATGCTATTAGATACTCTGATAtgtaaaaaagaaactgcaaaaaagTCACCTTATTAGATACAGTTTGTATTATCAAGACACAAGGCTGTTTGATATACATACAAGGAGGACAAGGTGTTTGAAATACATACAGAACCATCTACATGGGGCAAAAATAAGGTTGGAATCTAAAGAAGGGAGCTTCCAAAGGCCATTACAACTCCATACTGAGAGCTGTGCACAACATGACACAGATACATAGGAGGAGAAATGAGCTGTTAGCATCTCATAGAACACCGAAGTCTAGctaagaatggaaaaaaatatcagcaataCCTTTGTTAGTGCATTAAGTCCTAAAGCTGTTGCGACAGCACCCGTGGTAGCGGAAACATAGGCTGTTCCCAGCTggctaaaacaaaaataaaaacgtTTGCACATGCACAACTACATTTATGtcacttctaaaaataattacatttcacaCATGTAGTTACGTGCCCACgtgcccacccccccacccccccaagaaGTAGACCTTTCTGTGATACTGCAATAAGATGTGGATGGAAGATTCACTAAATTAAACACTTTTCTTTCACTAGCAGTAAAAATCACATGCAACATCTAAACATTGAATCAGGTTCTGCTGGTTCTGCATTGCTATCTGTTCAGCATTTTCTCATGTGTCTGAATGAACACCTTGAAGGATTTAGTTCTGTATTTAATTTCCTAATTGCTTAAACTAATAAAATCAGTTTGGATTTCTAAGGCCATGTCTACAACAGTAATTAAAATCAGCTGTACTGAAACCCATACATGCAGATTAGCTATGCTGCAAACACCCAAATCCAACCCAATCTGCCCTAAAACACACTTTACATACTTCCCAGCTAGGAGGTGCCTGTATATCTTCAAATCCACTGCTTCCTCCTGGACATCTATAAGCAGTTCAGCCTCAAAACCAGAAAGTCAAGCACTGCAATTCCAGTCTCCTATTCAAGATTTCTAGCTCTCTGCATCTATTTAATATCTGTCTTTGCCTTCAAGTAGAAACAAGTCCTGTGCAGACCAGTTCCCTGAAGTGTTCTTTTTGTAAATAAGCACACAGGGTGGTGTGTGCtatactgcagggcactgggaagATGGCACAGAGAGACACCCGAAGGTCCACACAAAACATCAACTTAGAAAAATCCTGGTATAACACCAAACCAATGAGGCACTTTCAAATGGTTGACTGAGCAATGCACACAGACTCCTGTTAAATCCTACACCATTAAGTGCTTATGATCAAGGTGCTTAGGCTTATCTTAAGGGCAGAAATGGAGTTTCTCACCTCCACGATTCTCAGACTTCTCATCTGTGCATATCAAATCAAAAAAAAGCACAGGTGAAAAGACTTATCCCTCTATCACCTCAAACTTTAAAGACCAACCATGTTCCAGCACATCAGAGAGCAACTTACAAACACATCAGAAGTATGTGGTTCAGTGTCTGACCTGACAGTAATTGGGGCATCACCACTCCTGTTTGTGTAATTCACTATAGCATTGAACGACTGGTTAATCCACTGCCAGAAAACCACCGCTGGTGTCGTTCTTGAAAAGAgaaacaattattattattattattaaaaacacagctgaatcaacagcacagaaaaatgatGGCAAATCAAGAAAAGCCAGTGCAAGCAGTAAGCATGCAGAGGTTCTTGTTTATCTGAATGAAACAATACAGTCAAAGAGATACTGTCTTGACAATGAAAGTACTACGAAGAATAGAATTTAAAAGTATTGTGATTAAATAGCAAGGTTCAGTTGGGACAATGGTTTGTTGTAGTAACAAAAGCATTATAGCAAACTGCTCTatgaaaaacacacagagaaatatgaaACACTAATTTCTAGAATACTTTCCCAGGGTTATTATTCCTTTACAGCCTGCTAGTTGTCTTTGGAAGCTCCATAAGTGACTGAGAGGTGGATTTTAGGCGACAGGGTTTATCCTCTCAGTCTTCAAAAAGCTATTATGATGCCTTTTAATAAATCCCTGTGACACTAAAACATTCAGTCACATGTAGAAACAGATTAAAAGACACTTAACTCcaaaatgaaaagttattttcatgaaaatacctGCATGTTTAAGAAGTACAGGTACAGCACAGAAATTATTCAGGTTCAGTACAGCATGAACCAGATGACCAGTCatcaaaaaaaagcaaaccaaaacaaaagcttcAAGGAATCCTTATAAATTCTGTCAGTGCCAGTATGCAGATGCCTTAGGACAAAAAGCTGCTAACTTGTCAGCATGGGTGGGGGGCAGCGAAAAAACCAATATTCTGTACAAGTTGCAGAGTCCCCGTTTAACAAGCTAATGTAGTCCCTGTTAAACTGCAGATATAATAATTTTACAAATAGTTATGCTGATAAATTACAAAAATGACAGTCAATTTTTTTCACAATGTACAGGGCTGTCTCGTGGTGCGATGAATGCTTCTGCTCTCAAACTAGTTAGTTTATCTAAACAACAGGACAAacttatgaaaaagaaattcacTAAGGGCCATTAAATAAAACACTACCTCTAGATCAGAAAGTTCCTGATGCAGAAACAGCTGGAGGCTAGGAGTATACCAGGGGAAAAGTGTTTCCTTGTGTACCAAGACCACAAACTTTGCCCCCAGTGGAGACACCACTGAAGATTCTGCTCCACCAGAATCTGTCAGGGGAACCAGGCTACCAAAAATAGCAGTTGCTACTGAAAACTATTTCCtaattattaaaataacttttcatagGACTTTAAAGCTTATAcgtaattaaattatttaataacaCAGGCAGTAATGGCAATAGGAACATGGTTCTCATTGGAGGGCTGATATGGAAATTGAGAGTGCTAAAGAAGCAGTAGTTGTAGCAATTATTCTGTAACAGATGGGAAAGCAAAGAGGAGATGCTAGAGtagaaagtgtgtgtgtatatcatGAGGCTTTGGTTCTGAAATGGGAAGATATgttatttctttaaattgaaaaaaaatgaaaaatttggaAGATTTGAAAGTGTACTCTTATTCCCCCTGGTTTCCAGTATCTGAATGAGATGCCAAAGTGAT
Proteins encoded in this window:
- the SFXN1 gene encoding sideroflexin-1 isoform X1 is translated as MSADIPLNINIKEPRWDQSTFVGRASHFFTVTDPRNILLSDAQLENARKIVHDYRQGIVAPGLTEDDLWRAKYIYDSAFHPDTGEKMVLIGRMSAQVPMNMTITGCMMTFYRTTPAVVFWQWINQSFNAIVNYTNRSGDAPITVSQLGTAYVSATTGAVATALGLNALTKHVSPLIGRFVPFAAVAAANCINIPLMRQRELKFGIPVTDENGNRLGESTKAAQQAITQVVISRILMAAPGMAIPPFIMNTLEKRAFLKRFPWMSAPIQVGLVGFCLVFATPLCCALFPQKSSMSVTRLEPELQAKIRENSPDLERVYFNKGL
- the SFXN1 gene encoding sideroflexin-1 isoform X3, encoding MPNWKMQEKLCMITGIVAPGLTEDDLWRAKYIYDSAFHPDTGEKMVLIGRMSAQVPMNMTITGCMMTFYRTTPAVVFWQWINQSFNAIVNYTNRSGDAPITVSQLGTAYVSATTGAVATALGLNALTKHVSPLIGRFVPFAAVAAANCINIPLMRQRELKFGIPVTDENGNRLGESTKAAQQAITQVVISRILMAAPGMAIPPFIMNTLEKRAFLKRFPWMSAPIQVGLVGFCLVFATPLCCALFPQKSSMSVTRLEPELQAKIRENSPDLERVYFNKGL
- the SFXN1 gene encoding sideroflexin-1 isoform X2, with the protein product MEFLKMSADIPLNINIKEPRWDQSTFVGRASHFFTVTDPRNILLSDAQLENARKIVHDYRQGIVAPGLTEDDLWRAKYIYDSAFHPDTGEKMVLIGRMSAQVPMNMTITGCMMTFYRTTPAVVFWQWINQSFNAIVNYTNRSGDAPITVSQLGTAYVSATTGAVATALGLNALTKHVSPLIGRFVPFAAVAAANCINIPLMRQRELKFGIPVTDENGNRLGESTKAAQQAITQVVISRILMAAPGMAIPPFIMNTLEKRAFLKRFPWMSAPIQVGLVGFCLVFATPLCCALFPQKSSMSVTRLEPELQAKIRENSPDLERVYFNKGL